The following proteins are encoded in a genomic region of Xanthomonas cassavae CFBP 4642:
- a CDS encoding XVIPCD domain-containing protein has protein sequence MSTTTAHVSAPGMKTGARTVASQDPREDEQPSVNRQSAAGPKPQDAALVEQLRSSIARLDESANKPWDERSDRMVASAYKMAVDAGFKPGDNVEVALNTPTDKLPGGVTMFVMRSGQGASPDPAANRAHMPTSEALAAAPEHQYLAANQARDTQEQTRLQDLAQARDNIQEPPNRSGPRMS, from the coding sequence ATGAGCACCACCACAGCACATGTCAGCGCACCGGGAATGAAGACGGGGGCGCGCACTGTCGCATCGCAAGATCCTCGTGAAGACGAGCAGCCATCTGTGAATCGTCAGAGCGCCGCCGGCCCGAAGCCGCAAGATGCTGCATTGGTGGAGCAGCTACGCTCTTCCATCGCAAGGCTCGATGAAAGCGCCAACAAACCGTGGGATGAGCGCAGCGATCGCATGGTTGCGAGCGCGTACAAAATGGCCGTGGATGCGGGGTTCAAGCCCGGCGACAACGTGGAAGTCGCACTAAACACGCCAACTGACAAGCTTCCGGGCGGAGTTACGATGTTCGTGATGCGCTCAGGCCAAGGCGCGTCCCCTGATCCTGCCGCTAATCGGGCGCATATGCCGACCAGCGAGGCACTGGCAGCAGCTCCCGAACACCAGTATTTGGCGGCAAACCAAGCACGTGATACCCAGGAACAAACACGATTGCAGGACCTCGCTCAAGCACGCGATAACATCCAGGAACCGCCAAATAGAAGTGGCCCGCGAATGTCGTGA